A genomic segment from Acidimicrobiia bacterium encodes:
- the crcB gene encoding fluoride efflux transporter CrcB encodes MGYLLYVAVGGLVGSVLRYLVNLAVMRVGALGGFPVATACVNILGCMAIGVASHLAANGGIPSPAARTFIFAGLLGGFTTFSAFANETGILFSDSAPSLGLLNILVNVGGGLSAVWIGRALASIFFE; translated from the coding sequence ATGGGCTATCTCTTATACGTCGCCGTCGGGGGTCTAGTCGGCTCTGTTTTGAGGTATCTCGTCAACCTAGCGGTGATGCGGGTTGGAGCCCTTGGCGGATTTCCTGTGGCGACCGCATGTGTCAACATCTTGGGCTGCATGGCGATCGGGGTGGCCTCTCACCTCGCTGCAAATGGGGGGATCCCCTCTCCGGCAGCGAGAACCTTCATATTCGCGGGCCTTTTAGGTGGTTTCACAACTTTCTCGGCATTCGCTAACGAGACAGGAATCCTTTTTAGCGATTCAGCTCCCTCTCTCGGGCTGTTGAACATTTTGGTAAACGTTGGAGGTGGGCTGAGTGCCGTGTGGATTGGAAGAGCTTTAGCTTCGATTTTTTTTGAATGA
- the bioB gene encoding biotin synthase BioB, whose amino-acid sequence MTPVIYEPLEVAAAALLEEKRDLSFDEAMAVAELPDEALPSIVALAHAVLMDSCGPGVALESIISAKTGACPEDCTFCSQSAHYSTPIKVHPMLDADTLLAAALDSQRLGATHFCIVVAVRGPDRRLFDKVLEAVAKIRSETSIELACSLGILTRDQAVSLAEAGVATYNHNLETARSFFPNICTTHTYEERVMTCLYAKEAGMDLCSGGILGMGESLRQRVEFAFELRNLDPVEVPINFLDPRPGTPLAGMPLVRPTDAVRAIALFRLVMPEVLLRYAGGREVVLRELQAYGLVAGVNGLIVGNYLTTLGRPANEDLQLLEDLGRPAISQDSMSSRIKSEKNRRMRHLRVEPRKEDLVTSEGVVLVEPGRPVRYIPPGIPASTSQTER is encoded by the coding sequence ATGACGCCAGTAATCTACGAGCCTCTAGAAGTCGCTGCCGCTGCTTTGTTGGAGGAGAAAAGGGACCTAAGTTTCGACGAGGCGATGGCCGTAGCTGAGCTGCCCGACGAAGCGCTTCCGTCCATAGTTGCCCTCGCTCACGCGGTTCTCATGGATTCGTGTGGACCGGGCGTTGCGCTCGAGTCCATTATCTCGGCGAAGACAGGCGCATGCCCAGAAGACTGCACTTTTTGTTCGCAGAGCGCTCACTACAGTACTCCGATCAAGGTTCATCCGATGCTCGATGCTGACACACTGCTGGCTGCTGCTCTGGACTCTCAACGGTTGGGAGCGACTCACTTCTGCATTGTAGTTGCGGTGCGCGGCCCCGACAGGAGACTGTTCGACAAAGTTCTCGAGGCTGTAGCTAAGATAAGGTCCGAGACTTCGATTGAGTTGGCCTGTTCGTTAGGGATTCTCACACGCGATCAAGCCGTCTCTTTAGCCGAGGCGGGGGTTGCGACGTACAACCACAATCTGGAGACTGCTCGCTCGTTCTTTCCCAATATCTGCACGACGCACACGTACGAAGAGAGAGTTATGACATGTCTATATGCAAAAGAGGCGGGGATGGACTTGTGTTCAGGCGGGATTCTGGGCATGGGGGAAAGTCTTCGTCAACGAGTGGAGTTCGCATTCGAACTGCGGAACCTTGATCCAGTAGAAGTCCCTATCAATTTTTTGGATCCCAGACCGGGGACGCCCTTAGCTGGAATGCCGCTTGTGCGTCCTACGGACGCCGTGCGAGCCATTGCCCTCTTCAGACTTGTCATGCCAGAGGTTCTACTTAGGTATGCAGGCGGTAGGGAGGTCGTTTTGCGTGAGCTGCAAGCGTATGGGCTAGTAGCCGGAGTCAATGGACTTATCGTAGGAAACTATCTGACCACACTGGGGCGTCCTGCAAACGAAGACCTTCAGCTTCTCGAGGATTTGGGGAGGCCAGCAATTAGCCAGGATTCGATGTCCTCGCGCATCAAGTCGGAGAAGAACCGTAGGATGCGTCATTTGAGGGTGGAACCTCGAAAGGAGGATCTCGTGACGTCCGAAGGCGTAGTTCTTGTCGAGCCGGGAAGGCCGGTGCGCTACATTCCGCCGGGGATCCCTGCTTCGACCAGCCAAACGGAGAGGTAG
- the bioA gene encoding adenosylmethionine--8-amino-7-oxononanoate transaminase, with the protein MKPNSRTQRLQHSDKRYLWHPFTQMKEWLESEPLVIESAEGCRLLDSEGNSYLDGVSSLWCNVHGHRHPRLDAALLGQANKVAHSTLLGLTNPPAIELAERLVELAPEGLTRVFYSENGASAVEVALKMAFQYWRNLGEKRRSRFVALELAYHGDTLGAVSVGGIEEFHAIYKPMLFEVLRAPTPYVYRSTLGSGDPESCRDACLSRLEATLEAHQEEVAAVIVEPLVQGAAGIVVHPDGFLAGVRDLCDRYGTLLICDEVATGFGKTARMFACEHESVSPDLMVLGKGITGGYLPLSATMCTEAIFEAFLGPYEEMKTFFHGHTYSGNPLACAVAIASLDVFVEERVLQSLPAKVTALADKLARFDSHPNVGDVRQKGLMAGVELVRDKLTKDRFDISQRVAWRISMAARKRGVVVRPLGDVLVFMPPLCISEPEISELVEAVYDSLEEVLPV; encoded by the coding sequence ATGAAACCTAACAGCCGCACTCAGCGGCTCCAGCATAGCGACAAGCGTTACTTGTGGCACCCCTTCACCCAGATGAAGGAGTGGCTCGAGAGCGAGCCTTTGGTCATCGAGTCCGCCGAAGGATGTCGTCTCCTAGATTCTGAGGGTAATTCATATCTCGACGGCGTCTCGTCGCTTTGGTGCAATGTCCATGGACACCGACATCCTCGGCTCGACGCAGCACTACTGGGGCAGGCTAACAAAGTTGCTCACTCCACACTCCTGGGACTTACCAACCCCCCGGCCATCGAGCTTGCGGAGAGGCTCGTTGAATTGGCCCCCGAGGGGTTGACTCGGGTTTTTTACTCGGAGAACGGTGCGTCTGCGGTTGAAGTAGCTCTGAAGATGGCTTTCCAGTACTGGCGCAATCTCGGCGAGAAACGACGATCCCGCTTCGTGGCACTGGAACTCGCCTACCACGGAGACACTCTCGGAGCTGTGAGTGTGGGGGGTATAGAGGAGTTTCACGCTATATACAAGCCTATGCTTTTCGAGGTGCTGAGAGCTCCGACGCCCTATGTTTACCGTTCGACCCTCGGCTCCGGCGATCCGGAAAGCTGCCGGGACGCGTGCCTTTCGAGACTGGAAGCGACTCTAGAGGCCCACCAAGAAGAAGTTGCCGCTGTCATAGTCGAGCCTTTGGTACAGGGGGCAGCAGGAATAGTCGTCCACCCCGATGGATTTCTTGCAGGCGTCAGGGACCTGTGTGACAGGTATGGAACCTTACTGATCTGCGACGAGGTCGCTACAGGCTTTGGAAAGACCGCTCGCATGTTCGCTTGCGAGCACGAGTCGGTCTCTCCTGACCTGATGGTTCTCGGCAAAGGGATAACTGGAGGATATCTTCCACTGTCGGCAACCATGTGTACCGAGGCGATATTCGAAGCGTTCCTCGGTCCCTACGAGGAGATGAAGACTTTCTTCCATGGGCACACCTACTCTGGAAATCCGTTGGCATGTGCGGTGGCTATTGCCAGTTTGGACGTGTTCGTAGAAGAACGAGTCTTGCAGTCCTTACCGGCAAAGGTGACAGCTCTCGCAGACAAGCTAGCCAGGTTCGATAGCCATCCCAATGTGGGAGACGTCCGGCAGAAAGGGCTCATGGCAGGTGTGGAACTGGTCAGAGATAAGCTCACCAAAGACCGCTTCGACATCTCGCAGCGGGTAGCGTGGCGGATCTCTATGGCGGCGAGAAAGCGCGGGGTCGTAGTAAGGCCCTTGGGAGACGTACTCGTTTTCATGCCGCCGCTCTGCATCTCAGAGCCAGAAATCTCCGAGCTTGTCGAAGCTGTGTATGATTCGCTCGAAGAGGTGCTCCCTGTATGA
- the bioF gene encoding 8-amino-7-oxononanoate synthase: MTSLERTSPTAWIGAELASLKEQSLLRVSYEIEHRFGCEISLGGRKLLLAASNDYLGLSTDPRVREAAADAARRWGGGSSASPLVSGYSELQSQLESEIASFKGCDDCVVFSSGYLANIGTITALVGKGDVVFSDELNHASIIDGCRLSGAEIRIFRHSDPENLDTLAKKGGYRRGLIVTDGVFSMDGDLADLPAITEVAERYSLMTMVDDAHGTGVVGPTGRGTAEATGLEGQIDIVMGTLSKALGSAGGFVCGSSDIVSWIRNRARSFIFDTAPAPAALGAARVALRIAEEEEWRRERLRSMRDEITRSLSAEGIELPALAAAIVPLVIGDAERALRAADYLRELGVFAPAIRPPSVPEGTSRIRLSLMATFDNSHRELLVTAVTELARRYMTEPAAPVCGATGLKGTNTS, translated from the coding sequence ATGACTTCTCTCGAGCGCACTAGCCCCACGGCGTGGATAGGCGCTGAACTAGCTTCGCTCAAGGAACAATCATTGCTTCGCGTATCGTACGAGATCGAGCACCGCTTTGGATGCGAGATCTCCTTGGGCGGAAGAAAGCTGTTGCTCGCCGCTTCCAATGACTACCTAGGGCTGTCAACCGATCCACGTGTGCGGGAGGCCGCAGCCGATGCAGCAAGGCGGTGGGGCGGTGGCTCGTCGGCATCCCCGCTGGTCTCTGGGTATAGCGAGCTGCAGAGCCAGTTAGAAAGTGAAATTGCATCCTTCAAGGGATGCGATGACTGTGTGGTCTTTTCCTCCGGATATCTGGCTAACATCGGTACCATTACAGCGCTCGTGGGCAAAGGAGACGTCGTCTTTTCGGATGAACTAAACCATGCCTCCATCATCGACGGCTGCCGGTTGTCCGGGGCGGAGATCCGGATTTTCCGCCACTCTGACCCAGAGAACCTTGACACTCTTGCGAAAAAGGGCGGCTATCGTCGAGGTCTGATCGTGACCGACGGGGTTTTTTCAATGGATGGCGACTTGGCGGATCTGCCGGCTATCACAGAGGTCGCCGAGCGCTATTCCCTCATGACAATGGTGGACGATGCCCATGGGACGGGTGTGGTGGGTCCGACGGGGAGAGGGACCGCGGAGGCGACGGGGCTCGAAGGCCAAATCGACATAGTCATGGGAACGTTGTCAAAAGCGCTCGGGTCCGCGGGCGGATTCGTATGCGGCTCGAGCGATATCGTGTCTTGGATTAGAAACCGTGCTCGCTCTTTCATCTTCGATACTGCTCCTGCCCCAGCAGCACTGGGAGCGGCTCGCGTCGCCCTTAGGATCGCAGAAGAAGAGGAGTGGCGCCGCGAGCGGCTGCGCAGCATGAGAGATGAGATCACACGCTCTCTTAGCGCCGAGGGCATCGAGCTACCAGCCTTGGCGGCTGCCATCGTTCCTCTCGTAATAGGCGATGCTGAACGTGCACTACGCGCGGCTGATTACCTCCGGGAGTTGGGAGTGTTCGCTCCTGCGATTCGTCCTCCTTCAGTTCCCGAAGGCACCTCTCGCATAAGACTTAGCCTTATGGCCACATTTGACAACTCCCATAGGGAACTGCTCGTTACGGCAGTAACAGAACTCGCACGAAGGTACATGACCGAGCCAGCGGCTCCCGTGTGTGGCGCTACCGGGCTCAAAGGAACCAATACATCTTGA
- the bioD gene encoding dethiobiotin synthase gives MWRYRAQRNQYILTDKPASPVLNAGKAISEPAVFVTGTDTGVGKTVVSAVLAVAAAARGAQAGYLKPIQTGVIDRADDSSFGHPIEGLEGSYSQSSDAAFVAAAAKSAGVYVETRTTFSFPLPAAPSVAARQVGKNVELSEVFKDFEELQQRCDFVVVEGAGGLLVPLADGFTMADLACELGLACLVVARPGLGTLNHTLLTVEAALRRGVSVVGIAFSRVPSKPNIVERTNLELVPKLTGLETLLVVPEDPGLDVDSPRVGSVVELARQMPKGFSSPKNA, from the coding sequence GTGTGGCGCTACCGGGCTCAAAGGAACCAATACATCTTGACCGACAAGCCTGCTTCTCCGGTGCTCAACGCTGGGAAGGCGATCTCAGAACCGGCGGTGTTCGTTACAGGAACAGACACGGGTGTGGGCAAGACAGTGGTCTCTGCAGTGCTCGCGGTCGCGGCTGCAGCGAGAGGTGCCCAAGCCGGTTATCTAAAACCTATCCAGACTGGAGTGATAGACCGCGCGGACGATAGTAGCTTCGGGCATCCAATTGAGGGCCTTGAGGGCTCTTATTCACAAAGCTCGGACGCTGCTTTCGTAGCCGCTGCTGCTAAGTCTGCGGGAGTGTATGTGGAGACTAGAACGACATTTTCCTTTCCTCTCCCAGCAGCACCATCTGTTGCCGCTCGTCAGGTTGGTAAAAACGTGGAGCTGAGCGAGGTTTTCAAAGACTTCGAGGAGCTGCAGCAGCGTTGTGACTTTGTTGTTGTAGAGGGGGCAGGAGGTCTGTTGGTACCGCTAGCGGACGGCTTTACAATGGCGGATCTTGCCTGTGAACTAGGTCTTGCGTGTCTAGTAGTTGCAAGGCCGGGTCTCGGTACTCTGAACCACACTCTATTGACGGTGGAAGCAGCACTTAGAAGAGGAGTATCGGTAGTAGGAATAGCGTTTTCCCGGGTACCTTCTAAGCCAAATATAGTGGAGCGAACCAACCTTGAGCTCGTTCCAAAGCTAACCGGGTTGGAGACCCTTCTTGTTGTTCCCGAGGACCCAGGACTGGATGTGGATTCCCCGCGTGTGGGCTCTGTTGTAGAGCTAGCGCGCCAGATGCCCAAAGGATTCAGCTCTCCCAAAAATGCCTGA
- a CDS encoding 3-oxoacyl-ACP reductase gives MKEFAGKTAVITGAASGIGLALAKRFSEEGMRLVLADIEEPALERARADLEKAGAGVVAKKTDVSRYEDVEALAELAYDRFGAVNLLCNNAGVGAGCALWSCTLEDWKWILGVNLWGVIHGVKAFVPRMIEQGERGHVLNTASVAGLVSGPQLGIYSTSKFGVVALSEALFYDLRMAGHDIGVSVLCPGFVRTRIAESERNRPPELSHSASPKWTSSDSARQVIAAGMDASKVASIVVDALREEKFYIFTHPWTHSLVKMRYESLLSERLDQLIMEAMTPDSRATHDGPGVVPL, from the coding sequence ATGAAAGAATTCGCGGGAAAGACAGCCGTAATCACGGGCGCTGCCTCTGGAATCGGGCTCGCGCTGGCTAAGAGATTCAGCGAGGAAGGAATGCGCCTCGTGCTCGCCGACATAGAAGAACCAGCTCTTGAGAGAGCCCGAGCCGACTTGGAGAAAGCGGGAGCCGGCGTGGTCGCCAAAAAGACCGATGTCTCTCGATACGAAGATGTCGAAGCACTAGCAGAGTTGGCTTACGACCGATTTGGAGCGGTGAACTTGCTGTGCAACAACGCTGGGGTTGGTGCTGGGTGTGCCCTATGGTCATGCACTCTCGAAGACTGGAAATGGATATTGGGCGTGAACTTGTGGGGGGTGATACACGGAGTTAAAGCATTCGTCCCGCGAATGATCGAGCAAGGGGAACGAGGTCATGTCCTCAATACGGCTTCGGTGGCTGGTCTTGTCTCGGGGCCACAGCTGGGAATCTACTCGACTTCTAAGTTCGGAGTCGTGGCTCTTTCCGAAGCTCTTTTTTACGACCTCCGCATGGCCGGACATGACATAGGAGTCTCGGTCCTCTGCCCGGGCTTTGTGCGCACCCGCATCGCGGAATCGGAGCGGAACCGACCGCCGGAATTGTCCCACAGCGCGTCCCCAAAGTGGACCTCGTCGGACTCTGCCAGGCAGGTCATTGCAGCCGGAATGGACGCAAGCAAAGTGGCATCCATTGTTGTGGACGCCCTAAGAGAGGAGAAGTTTTACATCTTCACCCACCCCTGGACCCACTCATTGGTCAAGATGAGGTACGAATCGCTTCTGTCCGAGCGGCTAGACCAATTGATTATGGAAGCCATGACGCCCGACTCTCGTGCGACCCATGACGGACCTGGGGTGGTTCCTCTCTAA
- a CDS encoding oxidoreductase, whose amino-acid sequence MKYIEVDGEKLSVIGLGTWQFGSVEWGYGSRYLKEEAPKIVKAAVDAGINVIDTAEIYGMGRSERAVGRAIQGIRDKVFVATKLAPIAPVPPIVQFRAGLSARRLGVETIDLYQLHWPNLLVPLGLTMQGMRSLLGSGKVRHAGVSNYSLSRWKEADAALGRPVFSNQVEFSLVARDPLRELVPFAKENNRVILAYSPLAKGFLSARYTKDSLPSNAVRRTNYLFRRENLEMAAPFLDLLREVAKKYNAEPSQIALAWLVRKPNTIAIPGASSEAQVKKNAEAADIDLSEEDEIALTTAAEEFEPFKPPPPFFLRR is encoded by the coding sequence ATGAAGTACATAGAAGTAGATGGCGAGAAACTCTCAGTAATAGGACTAGGCACCTGGCAATTCGGCTCAGTGGAGTGGGGGTACGGCTCTCGGTACCTCAAAGAAGAGGCTCCAAAAATCGTAAAGGCCGCAGTAGACGCAGGTATAAATGTGATCGACACCGCGGAGATCTATGGCATGGGTCGTTCGGAGAGAGCAGTAGGGAGGGCTATCCAAGGAATAAGAGACAAAGTTTTCGTGGCCACCAAGCTCGCTCCTATAGCGCCGGTGCCCCCTATTGTCCAGTTCCGAGCAGGGCTCAGCGCCAGAAGGCTAGGTGTCGAAACAATAGACCTGTACCAGCTTCATTGGCCGAATTTGTTGGTACCGCTAGGACTCACAATGCAAGGAATGAGGAGCTTGCTAGGGTCGGGTAAGGTTCGGCACGCAGGCGTCTCTAACTATTCCCTATCCCGATGGAAGGAAGCCGATGCAGCCTTAGGGAGACCGGTTTTCTCGAATCAAGTCGAATTCAGCCTTGTCGCTAGAGATCCCCTACGGGAGCTCGTGCCTTTTGCAAAGGAAAACAACCGGGTGATTCTCGCCTACTCTCCGCTGGCAAAAGGATTTCTTTCAGCCAGGTACACCAAAGACAGTCTCCCCTCCAACGCAGTGAGGCGCACGAACTATCTGTTTCGCAGGGAAAACCTTGAAATGGCAGCTCCCTTTTTGGACCTTCTTCGAGAGGTCGCTAAAAAATACAACGCGGAGCCTTCTCAGATCGCTCTCGCATGGCTCGTAAGAAAACCCAACACAATTGCCATCCCGGGAGCATCTAGCGAGGCACAAGTGAAAAAAAACGCTGAGGCGGCGGACATCGACTTATCCGAAGAAGACGAGATCGCCCTGACCACAGCAGCGGAGGAATTCGAGCCGTTCAAACCACCTCCGCCTTTCTTCCTACGCAGGTGA
- a CDS encoding acetoacetate--CoA ligase, whose amino-acid sequence MKSINEGDLLWNPSPERVSNSNISKFRDWLRERRGLDFDSYANMWSWSVKELEDFWRCIADYFEVWPERFEGQVLASREMPGTRWFEGARLNYASFFEKASAPNRVAIVAAREGEPLREITYTEVCRQAALFQLLLDELNVGLGDRVAAYLPNVPETVYAFLATAAKGLVWSSCAPEFGTRAVLDRFGQIEPVVLVASTRYRYGGKIHDRCDALAEIVKGLPTLKAVVLADEEDGSISSAASRLQSVLDEKQVRLVSWQQYRAESSREAATLEVTEVPFDQPLWILYSSGTTGLPKPIVHGHGGIVLEHLKALSLHMDLKEGSRFFWYTSTGWMMWNFLVSALLIGATIVTYDGSPFWPDAGALWKLAELAEIECFGVSGPYIHACMKDGSSPASLFDLSKLRTIGSTGAPLSPEGFAWLYESVGRDLLVASISGGTDVCTAFVGSCPILPVHAGEIQCRFLGAKVEAYSEDGKPLISEVGELVVTEPMPSMPLFFWNDPAMQRYREAYFSTYPGVWRHGDWIKITPRGSCVIYGRSDATLNRGGVRMGTAEFYRVVEALEEVADSLVIDVGKPGRGGSLLLFVVLSEGAKLDNALQKKITGALKTELSPRHVPDRIFSVRSVPKTINGKKMEIPVKKIFAGVDRDEVASRGSMANPEALNEYVAIAKQYNQEAS is encoded by the coding sequence ATGAAAAGCATAAATGAAGGAGATCTCCTCTGGAATCCCTCCCCCGAGAGGGTATCCAACTCCAACATTTCCAAATTCCGCGATTGGCTGAGAGAGCGTCGGGGGCTCGATTTCGATAGTTATGCGAATATGTGGTCATGGAGTGTAAAGGAGCTCGAGGACTTTTGGCGTTGCATCGCCGATTATTTCGAAGTGTGGCCCGAACGCTTCGAGGGACAAGTTCTTGCCTCGAGAGAAATGCCAGGAACCCGCTGGTTCGAGGGAGCACGCCTCAACTATGCATCGTTCTTTGAAAAAGCTAGCGCTCCCAATCGCGTTGCTATCGTCGCTGCGAGAGAAGGCGAGCCGCTCCGCGAGATTACTTACACCGAAGTTTGCAGACAAGCAGCTCTGTTCCAGTTGCTCTTAGACGAGTTGAACGTAGGACTCGGTGACCGTGTCGCTGCGTACCTTCCGAACGTTCCAGAAACTGTTTACGCTTTCTTGGCAACAGCAGCAAAGGGATTGGTGTGGTCATCTTGTGCGCCAGAGTTCGGTACGAGAGCGGTTCTGGACAGGTTCGGGCAGATTGAGCCGGTCGTTCTCGTAGCATCGACACGATATCGGTATGGGGGAAAGATTCACGACCGCTGCGATGCGCTAGCCGAGATCGTAAAAGGCCTTCCAACGCTAAAAGCCGTGGTGTTGGCGGACGAAGAGGACGGGTCGATCTCCTCAGCGGCGAGCAGGTTGCAATCTGTACTCGACGAAAAACAGGTTCGCCTTGTCTCGTGGCAGCAGTACAGAGCCGAGAGCTCAAGAGAAGCTGCCACCCTCGAGGTGACTGAAGTACCGTTCGACCAACCTCTTTGGATCTTGTACTCGTCGGGCACTACCGGCCTGCCAAAGCCAATCGTGCACGGCCACGGGGGCATAGTGCTAGAACACCTAAAGGCCCTCTCTCTTCACATGGATCTCAAAGAGGGAAGTCGTTTCTTTTGGTACACGAGCACAGGCTGGATGATGTGGAACTTTTTAGTCTCGGCATTGCTTATCGGCGCTACCATCGTCACCTACGATGGCAGCCCTTTCTGGCCCGACGCAGGAGCATTATGGAAGCTAGCAGAGCTAGCAGAGATAGAGTGCTTCGGGGTTTCTGGCCCCTACATCCACGCGTGCATGAAAGACGGGTCGAGTCCTGCTTCACTATTCGATCTATCCAAGCTTCGCACCATAGGCTCGACCGGAGCCCCCCTCTCACCCGAGGGATTCGCCTGGCTGTATGAGAGCGTCGGTAGAGATCTTTTGGTGGCCTCTATTTCTGGTGGAACCGATGTCTGTACAGCCTTCGTGGGCTCGTGCCCAATCCTTCCGGTACACGCGGGAGAGATTCAGTGTCGGTTCTTGGGAGCTAAGGTCGAAGCTTACAGCGAGGACGGCAAGCCGCTAATCAGTGAGGTGGGGGAACTTGTCGTGACCGAGCCTATGCCCTCTATGCCTCTCTTCTTTTGGAACGACCCTGCTATGCAGCGATATCGAGAGGCGTACTTCTCGACATACCCTGGGGTTTGGCGCCACGGCGACTGGATAAAGATCACCCCCCGAGGGTCCTGTGTTATCTACGGCCGCTCTGACGCCACGCTCAACCGAGGGGGTGTCCGCATGGGTACAGCCGAGTTTTACAGGGTGGTAGAAGCACTCGAGGAAGTTGCAGACTCCCTCGTAATAGACGTAGGAAAGCCTGGGCGAGGTGGCTCATTGCTTTTGTTTGTAGTGTTGTCGGAAGGTGCGAAGCTGGATAATGCACTCCAGAAGAAAATCACGGGGGCCCTAAAGACCGAGTTATCCCCTCGGCACGTCCCCGACCGCATCTTTAGCGTCAGATCGGTTCCCAAGACGATCAACGGCAAGAAAATGGAAATTCCGGTCAAAAAGATATTCGCCGGCGTCGATCGAGACGAAGTTGCGAGCAGAGGCTCAATGGCCAATCCCGAAGCCTTGAATGAATACGTTGCCATCGCCAAACAGTACAACCAGGAGGCCTCATGA
- a CDS encoding protease HtpX, producing MAKTTQIVESRYFLTTAKNAVKTAALMAALIAFLAFVGNALGGTRIMTLLVFVGLLTNLGAYWFSDKLALAGTGAYQADPIRDRGLYEIVRRLARQAGIPEPKLYIVPSPTPNAFATGRGPRSAVVAVNEGLLQILDERELEGVLAHELSHVKNRDILIGTIAAAVAGIITWIANIAQFALIFGSSDDEDRNPLASLLMIILAPIAAVLIQLAISRAREYQADASGAEITGDPLALASALQKLDAGAHVMPEDVPPSKAHLYTVSPLAGEGFAALFSTHPPIEKRIQRLRELAGE from the coding sequence ATGGCAAAAACTACCCAAATCGTGGAAAGTCGATACTTCCTGACTACCGCCAAGAACGCCGTCAAAACAGCTGCGCTGATGGCAGCTCTCATTGCCTTCTTAGCATTTGTCGGCAACGCGCTAGGCGGAACGCGAATAATGACACTTCTCGTCTTTGTGGGGCTCCTAACCAATCTTGGGGCTTACTGGTTTTCCGACAAACTTGCCCTGGCTGGCACCGGAGCTTACCAGGCCGACCCAATCAGAGATCGCGGCCTCTATGAGATAGTTCGCCGGCTAGCTCGCCAAGCCGGAATTCCCGAACCCAAGCTATATATCGTGCCCTCTCCGACTCCCAACGCTTTTGCCACAGGGCGAGGTCCGAGAAGTGCGGTCGTGGCGGTTAACGAAGGGTTGCTACAAATCCTCGACGAAAGAGAGTTGGAAGGCGTTTTAGCTCACGAGTTGTCCCACGTGAAGAACAGGGACATCCTAATTGGTACTATTGCGGCTGCCGTTGCGGGCATCATCACCTGGATAGCAAACATAGCCCAATTCGCCCTTATATTCGGCAGCTCTGACGACGAAGACCGGAACCCCCTTGCTTCCCTTTTGATGATTATCCTTGCCCCTATTGCAGCAGTGCTCATTCAGCTCGCCATTTCTAGAGCCCGAGAGTACCAAGCAGATGCATCTGGAGCAGAGATAACCGGAGATCCTTTAGCTCTTGCTTCCGCTCTCCAAAAACTCGATGCAGGAGCCCACGTTATGCCCGAAGATGTTCCCCCGTCCAAGGCCCACCTCTATACCGTTAGTCCTTTGGCAGGTGAAGGATTCGCTGCCCTCTTTTCTACGCATCCCCCAATCGAAAAGAGGATTCAACGACTTAGAGAGCTCGCCGGGGAGTGA